The following proteins come from a genomic window of Salvia hispanica cultivar TCC Black 2014 chromosome 4, UniMelb_Shisp_WGS_1.0, whole genome shotgun sequence:
- the LOC125218457 gene encoding signal peptidase complex subunit 2-like, protein MQEKKVENPANKTPKKTNLLDHNSIKHILDESVTEIVTSKGYPEDVRMSNIRLLIGAIIIVIALFAQFYNKKFPENQDFLIGCIVLYVLFNGILQLIINTKEKNAILFTYPPPDSFNSTGLVVTSKMPRFSDMYTLTIASADPKSISAKPSVEFTKSVTKWFTKDGVLVEGFFWKDVEGLINDYAKESKKSK, encoded by the exons ATGCAGGAGAAGAAAGTGGAAAATCCCGCCAATAAGACCCCTAAGAAGACCAATCTGCTCGATCACAATTCCATCAAACACATTCTTGACGAGTCTGTCACTGAG ATCGTGACAAGCAAAGGGTATCCTGAAGATGTAAGGATGAGTAACATTCGGTTACTGATTGGGGCGATCATCATTGTTATTGCCCTCTTTGCGCAGTTTTACAACAAGAAGTTCCCCGAGAATCAGGACTTCCTCATCGGTTGCATCGTTTT GTATGTTTTGTTCAATGGGATATTGCAACTGATTATAAACACGAAGGAAAAGAATGCCATTCTATTCACCTATCCTCCACCT GATTCTTTCAATTCTACTGGGTTAGTAGTGACTTCTAAGATGCCAAGATTCTCAGACATGTATACACTTACCATAGCCAGCGCAGACCCCAAATCGATATCTGCAAAGCCATCAGTTGAATTTACCAAAAGTGTTACTAAGTG GTTCACTAAGGATGGAGTTTTGGTGGAGGGATTTTTCTGGAAGGACGTCGAGGGACTGATAAATGATTATGCCAAAGAATCTAAAAAGAGCAAATAA
- the LOC125222194 gene encoding uncharacterized protein LOC125222194 isoform X2: MSNSEKQQSAEDRQFDDVDSADQVSGGGISVNVSSSLDEAAELANRSVTRRLTDILVEDRDADLLLQTSGREEGVIQWLRALDLQVTGACRADERLKPLLKLNVSAAMAEDGLLSHLSQHFEPSEVGMLARCLCAPLVSLRVGKINKQGTFLSPTSVRGNLCLTLLPTSDLRISFNGDDGSEERLATLSTEAQCTDVEIEEIPADKSGRSFFVKTSDSGVSYFWCSEKSLFVGYELLRKFKDLLAQKPSLAELTGISESRLNSFVSHLRSYLAGSVANNAQVSGVLSATPSDGSANSSEHHNPHSSVNSLKSSRIRQCGSQGSKTNLIYQGCLSPRSSSFKDGLQKSLSDIRSATREKLRRRGENNVPGIGTLLEASSKSSDFFLKDKPTLVNGDGTLELPPLTSNFLEVYGTSGELPLPRPEPQVLSSSPSPFSPHYCWCPPVASALQGPISSTESFSLPPLSSVLSSSGLGTSKPLLDLTELPPFDFPSFLPEPLVRLPSSQQILTFTPLICDPIVHIPVVDICSSGQGYLVSAGPAISTTIPPLNPNLVDPLLSNGESMVEKSARETLRMLINRSNQPHPRLLEEARVYTSEPRMLKLVACLLWGSFCCPILVAVITLRRNLPQIHLVSKKL, encoded by the exons ATGTCGAATTCCGAGAAACAGCAATCGGCAGAGGATCGACAATTCGACGACGTGGATAGCGCCGATCAGGTTTCCGGCGGGGGTATTTCCGTCAATGTCTCTTCCAGTCTCGACGAGGCGGCGGAGCTTGCGAATCGGTCGGTTACGCGGAGGTTGACAGATATTTTGGTGGAGGATAGGGATGCCGATCTGCTGCTGCAGACGAGCGGGAGAGAAGAGGGGGTTATCCAATGGCTTCGCGCATTGGATTTGCAGGTGACGGGGGCATGCCGAGCGGATGAGAGGTTGAAGCCTTTGCTCAAGCTAAATGTCTCCGCTGCCATGGCTGAGGATGGTCTACTATCTCACCTTAGTCAG CACTTTGAGCCGTCAGAGGTTGGCATGTTGGCTAGGTGCTTGTGCGCACCTCTGGTTTCTCTCCGGGTCGGAAAGATCAACAAGCAAGGAACATTTCTGTCTCCAACATCTGTAAG GGGCAATTTATGTCTCACCCTTCTGCCAACATCAGATTTGAGAATATCGTTTAATGGAGATGATGGTTCTGAGGAGAGGCTGGCAACATTAAGTACTGAGGCTCAGTGTACCGATGTGGAAATTGAGGAGATCCCTGCTGACAAGTCTGGAAGGTCCTTCTTTGTGAAGACCTCGGACAGTGGGGTTTCTTATTTTTGGTGCTCGGAAAAATCTCTGTTTGTGGGGTATGAATTGCTTAGAAAG TTTAAAGATTTGCTAGCTCAGAAACCTTCACTTGCTGAACTAACTGGAATTAGCGAGTCACGACTCAACTCTTTTGTGAGCCATCTTCGGTCATACCTTGCTGGATCAGTGGCAAATAATGCTCAAGTGAGTGGCGTGCTATCAGCTACCCCTTCAGATGGCTCAGCCAATTCTTCCGAACATCATAATCCTCATTCATCAGTCAATAGTTTAAAGAGTTCACGCATCAGGCAATGTGGCAGTCAAGGATCAAAGACAAACCTCATTTATCAGGGCTGTTTAAGTCCTAGATCGAGTTCGTTCAAAGATGGCCTGCAAAAAAGTTTGTCTGACATAAGGAGTGCCACCAGAGAAAAATTGAGGCGTCGTGGTGAGAATAATGTTCCAGGTATTGGCACCTTACTGGAGGCTTCATCAAAAAGTAGTGATTTCTTTCTGAAAGATAAACCTACTCTGGTGAATGGGGATGGAACACTAGAGTTGCCGCCGTTAACTTCAAATTTCTTGGAAGTATATGGTACTTCTGGGGAGCTACCGCTTCCAAGACCCGAACCACAAGTTCTTTCGTCGAGTCCATCTCCTTTTTCTCCTCACTACTGCTGGTGTCCTCCCGTTGCATCAGCTCTGCAAGGTCCCATTTCGTCCACTGAATCCTTTTCTCTGCCTCCCCTTTCGTCTGTGTTATCATCATCAGGTCTGGGAACCTCAAAACCACTGCTAGATCTAACAGAGCTTCCACCTTTTGATTTTCCTAGCTTCCTCCCAGAGCCTCTGGTTAGATTACCATCGTCACAGCAAATCCTGACGTTCACACCTTTAATCTGCGACCCTATTGTTCACATTCCTGTCGTTGACATCTGCTCATCAGGCCAAGGATATTTAGTCAGTGCTGGTCCTGCTATATCTACCACGATCCCTCCGTTGAATCCTAATCTTGTTGATCCTCTACTCTCAAACGGCGAATCTATGGTGGAAAAAAGCGCTAGGGAAACGCTCCGGATGCTCATCAACAGATCCAACCAACCCCATCCGCGACTGCTAGAG GAAGCCAGGGTCTATACGTCGGAACCAAGGATGTTGAAGCTAGTAGCATGTCTGCTTTGGGGCTCGTTTTGTTGTCCGATATTGGTAGCAGTGATCACACTGAGAAGGAATCTACCTCAGATCCATCTAGTTTCAAAGAAGCTGTAG
- the LOC125222194 gene encoding uncharacterized protein LOC125222194 isoform X1: MSNSEKQQSAEDRQFDDVDSADQVSGGGISVNVSSSLDEAAELANRSVTRRLTDILVEDRDADLLLQTSGREEGVIQWLRALDLQVTGACRADERLKPLLKLNVSAAMAEDGLLSHLSQHFEPSEVGMLARCLCAPLVSLRVGKINKQGTFLSPTSVRGNLCLTLLPTSDLRISFNGDDGSEERLATLSTEAQCTDVEIEEIPADKSGRSFFVKTSDSGVSYFWCSEKSLFVGYELLRKFKDLLAQKPSLAELTGISESRLNSFVSHLRSYLAGSVANNAQVSGVLSATPSDGSANSSEHHNPHSSVNSLKSSRIRQCGSQGSKTNLIYQGCLSPRSSSFKDGLQKSLSDIRSATREKLRRRGENNVPGIGTLLEASSKSSDFFLKDKPTLVNGDGTLELPPLTSNFLEVYGTSGELPLPRPEPQVLSSSPSPFSPHYCWCPPVASALQGPISSTESFSLPPLSSVLSSSGLGTSKPLLDLTELPPFDFPSFLPEPLVRLPSSQQILTFTPLICDPIVHIPVVDICSSGQGYLVSAGPAISTTIPPLNPNLVDPLLSNGESMVEKSARETLRMLINRSNQPHPRLLEVLPSVLSSSIDSHNIVAAGSQGLYVGTKDVEASSMSALGLVLLSDIGSSDHTEKESTSDPSSFKEAVE; the protein is encoded by the exons ATGTCGAATTCCGAGAAACAGCAATCGGCAGAGGATCGACAATTCGACGACGTGGATAGCGCCGATCAGGTTTCCGGCGGGGGTATTTCCGTCAATGTCTCTTCCAGTCTCGACGAGGCGGCGGAGCTTGCGAATCGGTCGGTTACGCGGAGGTTGACAGATATTTTGGTGGAGGATAGGGATGCCGATCTGCTGCTGCAGACGAGCGGGAGAGAAGAGGGGGTTATCCAATGGCTTCGCGCATTGGATTTGCAGGTGACGGGGGCATGCCGAGCGGATGAGAGGTTGAAGCCTTTGCTCAAGCTAAATGTCTCCGCTGCCATGGCTGAGGATGGTCTACTATCTCACCTTAGTCAG CACTTTGAGCCGTCAGAGGTTGGCATGTTGGCTAGGTGCTTGTGCGCACCTCTGGTTTCTCTCCGGGTCGGAAAGATCAACAAGCAAGGAACATTTCTGTCTCCAACATCTGTAAG GGGCAATTTATGTCTCACCCTTCTGCCAACATCAGATTTGAGAATATCGTTTAATGGAGATGATGGTTCTGAGGAGAGGCTGGCAACATTAAGTACTGAGGCTCAGTGTACCGATGTGGAAATTGAGGAGATCCCTGCTGACAAGTCTGGAAGGTCCTTCTTTGTGAAGACCTCGGACAGTGGGGTTTCTTATTTTTGGTGCTCGGAAAAATCTCTGTTTGTGGGGTATGAATTGCTTAGAAAG TTTAAAGATTTGCTAGCTCAGAAACCTTCACTTGCTGAACTAACTGGAATTAGCGAGTCACGACTCAACTCTTTTGTGAGCCATCTTCGGTCATACCTTGCTGGATCAGTGGCAAATAATGCTCAAGTGAGTGGCGTGCTATCAGCTACCCCTTCAGATGGCTCAGCCAATTCTTCCGAACATCATAATCCTCATTCATCAGTCAATAGTTTAAAGAGTTCACGCATCAGGCAATGTGGCAGTCAAGGATCAAAGACAAACCTCATTTATCAGGGCTGTTTAAGTCCTAGATCGAGTTCGTTCAAAGATGGCCTGCAAAAAAGTTTGTCTGACATAAGGAGTGCCACCAGAGAAAAATTGAGGCGTCGTGGTGAGAATAATGTTCCAGGTATTGGCACCTTACTGGAGGCTTCATCAAAAAGTAGTGATTTCTTTCTGAAAGATAAACCTACTCTGGTGAATGGGGATGGAACACTAGAGTTGCCGCCGTTAACTTCAAATTTCTTGGAAGTATATGGTACTTCTGGGGAGCTACCGCTTCCAAGACCCGAACCACAAGTTCTTTCGTCGAGTCCATCTCCTTTTTCTCCTCACTACTGCTGGTGTCCTCCCGTTGCATCAGCTCTGCAAGGTCCCATTTCGTCCACTGAATCCTTTTCTCTGCCTCCCCTTTCGTCTGTGTTATCATCATCAGGTCTGGGAACCTCAAAACCACTGCTAGATCTAACAGAGCTTCCACCTTTTGATTTTCCTAGCTTCCTCCCAGAGCCTCTGGTTAGATTACCATCGTCACAGCAAATCCTGACGTTCACACCTTTAATCTGCGACCCTATTGTTCACATTCCTGTCGTTGACATCTGCTCATCAGGCCAAGGATATTTAGTCAGTGCTGGTCCTGCTATATCTACCACGATCCCTCCGTTGAATCCTAATCTTGTTGATCCTCTACTCTCAAACGGCGAATCTATGGTGGAAAAAAGCGCTAGGGAAACGCTCCGGATGCTCATCAACAGATCCAACCAACCCCATCCGCGACTGCTAGAGGTATTACCTTCTGTCCTAAGCAGCAGCATTGATAGCCATAACATAGTTGCTGCAGGAAGCCAGGGTCTATACGTCGGAACCAAGGATGTTGAAGCTAGTAGCATGTCTGCTTTGGGGCTCGTTTTGTTGTCCGATATTGGTAGCAGTGATCACACTGAGAAGGAATCTACCTCAGATCCATCTAGTTTCAAAGAAGCTGTAGAGTGA